The following DNA comes from Camelina sativa cultivar DH55 unplaced genomic scaffold, Cs unpScaffold02695, whole genome shotgun sequence.
CACTCTTTTTATCTACCACACAGATCTTGGTATCGCCTAATCTTTCTAGCGAACCGAGGAGAAATATGGAGTCAAGCTTGCATTATGTGATTTTGTTAGGTTTGCTTGCGACGATTCTGGTTACGACCCACGGCCAAGGTGAATATACGTTGTTTCCTTTTGTCAATGGCTAAAAAGTAGTTGTGGTAGATCGGATCGGATCTCATCTATCTGGGGTCATGTGTAGGAGACGCGGTGGGGCTAAATGGAGAAGAAATGAGGCCAGTGGAGGTGGAGATGGTCATGGAGTACAGAGTATGGAGGAGAAAGCTGATGACGCCATTGGAGTTGTGCTTAGAGTGCAAATGCTGTTCCTCCACCACTTGTGCCACGATGCCTTGCTGTTTCGGCATCAATTGCCAACTTCCCA
Coding sequences within:
- the LOC104774394 gene encoding uncharacterized protein LOC104774394 gives rise to the protein MESSLHYVILLGLLATILVTTHGQGDAVGLNGEEMRPVEVEMVMEYRVWRRKLMTPLELCLECKCCSSTTCATMPCCFGINCQLPNKPFGVCAFVPKSCHCTSCSI